A window of the Bacillus andreraoultii genome harbors these coding sequences:
- a CDS encoding TetR family transcriptional regulator, which translates to MVDKRERIIQAAIDVFSDKGIEKTTISEIVKKAGIAQGTFYLYFPSKLAVMPAIAEVMVHKILDGLTSGVKEGSFSQQIEDIIQVIFNITNEYKELTKLLYTGLTQTQYVGNWENIYSPLYNWMEDLLQRGKEAHAIYSDVNVTYTAKIIIGSIESVAEQVYLYDQLDEESIAGYKKELYKFVINALGACQ; encoded by the coding sequence ATTGTGGATAAAAGAGAAAGAATTATTCAGGCAGCCATTGATGTATTTTCTGATAAAGGGATTGAAAAAACGACAATTTCTGAAATCGTAAAGAAAGCAGGCATTGCCCAGGGGACTTTTTATTTGTATTTTCCTTCTAAATTAGCGGTTATGCCTGCCATTGCAGAAGTGATGGTTCACAAAATTTTAGATGGTCTAACAAGTGGAGTGAAGGAAGGTTCATTTTCCCAGCAAATAGAAGATATTATTCAGGTCATATTTAATATAACTAATGAGTATAAAGAGCTTACAAAGTTACTTTACACAGGTCTAACACAAACACAGTATGTCGGTAATTGGGAAAATATATATTCACCCTTATATAATTGGATGGAGGATTTGTTACAACGAGGAAAGGAAGCGCATGCCATCTACTCCGACGTGAACGTTACGTATACTGCGAAAATAATTATCGGATCAATCGAATCAGTAGCAGAGCAAGTTTATCTTTACGATCAGCTCGATGAGGAATCTATCGCTGGGTATAAAAAAGAACTATATAAATTTGTCATTAACGCTTTAGGTGCTTGC
- a CDS encoding DMT family transporter — protein sequence MGKRLSLRVYLMTIAGAACWGLIGLFVAPLYTRGFTAWDVVAIRGIFSFVILFLIMAAFFRDQLRTQLKDHIFFAGGGIFSIALFNYFYFEVFSQSSLSLAVTLLYTGPLFVTLLSRLFFKEPLTVRKGVALVLAITGCAFVVGLMPLGQVSIHMKTLFMGILSGFCYALYSIFSKPVTKRYSPLTITTYTFFYTSIFMLFTSDIGKKLDRFQYTDVWVASGLLAFVATVAAYILYTSGLKHLEASKASILATIEPIVAVVGSVVFLGEKLQGWQVLGIVLVLYSAILVAERQTKIKGNIESLTDVQ from the coding sequence ATGGGGAAACGGTTGAGTTTACGAGTTTATTTGATGACGATTGCGGGTGCGGCATGTTGGGGCCTCATTGGCTTATTTGTTGCACCATTATATACTCGCGGTTTTACAGCTTGGGACGTGGTGGCCATTCGTGGGATTTTCTCCTTTGTCATCTTGTTTCTCATCATGGCGGCATTTTTTCGTGATCAGTTACGTACACAGTTAAAAGATCATATTTTCTTTGCTGGTGGGGGAATTTTTAGTATTGCATTATTTAATTACTTTTATTTTGAAGTTTTTTCGCAATCGAGCTTATCACTTGCCGTGACTCTGTTATACACTGGCCCCCTATTTGTAACGCTTTTATCACGACTCTTTTTTAAGGAACCATTGACCGTTCGGAAAGGTGTGGCACTTGTTCTTGCTATTACAGGTTGTGCTTTTGTTGTTGGTCTCATGCCTTTGGGTCAGGTAAGTATACATATGAAAACATTGTTTATGGGAATCTTATCTGGATTTTGTTATGCGTTATACAGTATTTTTAGTAAACCTGTAACAAAGCGATATTCTCCATTGACAATTACAACATACACATTTTTTTATACGAGTATTTTCATGTTATTTACAAGTGATATTGGGAAAAAGCTAGATCGATTTCAGTATACGGATGTCTGGGTTGCATCGGGGTTGTTAGCATTTGTAGCAACAGTTGCCGCATATATTTTATATACTTCTGGGTTAAAACATTTAGAAGCGAGTAAAGCTTCCATTCTAGCAACAATCGAACCAATCGTTGCAGTAGTGGGTAGTGTCGTTTTCTTAGGAGAAAAATTGCAAGGTTGGCAAGTGTTAGGGATTGTTTTAGTTTTGTATTCAGCTATACTTGTCGCAGAACGGCAGACGAAAATAAAGGGGAATATAGAAAGTTTGACGGATGTTCAATAA
- a CDS encoding CaiB/BaiF CoA transferase family protein has translation MPLSSVRVLDLSRLLPGPYCTMILADFGAEVIKIEEPYIGDYARAYLPKIDEDSAFFHTLNRNKKSVCLDLKSVEGRDYFLQLVKQSDVVVESFRPGVMRRLGIDYETLKEINPQLIYCAITGYGQTGPYVEKPGHDVNYISYAGVLNMMGERNGKPVIPAVQIADIGGGAMPATIGILLALMAREKTGKGQMVDISMLDNVISWMPTLLPDYLATNNEPERGNIVLSGKLACYEVYQTKDKKWLSVGALEMKFWETFCKTIGREDFIVHLNAPTMIQDKMKIEIQKIIAQKTQDEWMTIFQTMDSCVAPVYSFEEMVNDPQVKARDMIKSGELGTTKHVGIPIKLSETPGEIRKQAPKLGEHTDEILMEMGIKKTRRK, from the coding sequence ATGCCACTTTCTTCAGTCCGGGTCCTGGATTTATCCCGTTTATTACCTGGCCCTTATTGTACGATGATTTTAGCAGACTTTGGGGCTGAGGTGATTAAAATTGAAGAACCCTATATTGGAGATTATGCAAGAGCTTATTTACCGAAGATTGATGAAGACAGTGCTTTCTTCCACACATTGAATCGTAATAAAAAAAGTGTTTGCCTTGATTTGAAATCAGTGGAGGGAAGGGATTACTTTCTTCAACTTGTTAAACAATCCGATGTCGTCGTTGAATCTTTTCGCCCGGGTGTAATGAGAAGGTTAGGAATAGACTATGAAACACTAAAAGAAATCAATCCGCAACTGATTTATTGTGCGATTACCGGATATGGTCAAACAGGCCCATATGTTGAGAAGCCAGGTCATGATGTGAACTATATTAGTTATGCAGGAGTATTAAATATGATGGGAGAGCGAAATGGGAAACCCGTGATCCCAGCCGTACAAATAGCTGATATTGGCGGAGGTGCGATGCCTGCCACAATTGGCATCCTACTTGCATTAATGGCTAGGGAAAAAACTGGTAAAGGACAGATGGTTGATATTTCGATGTTAGATAATGTCATTTCTTGGATGCCGACATTATTGCCTGATTATCTTGCAACAAATAACGAACCTGAAAGAGGAAATATAGTTTTAAGTGGGAAACTTGCGTGTTATGAGGTGTATCAGACAAAGGATAAAAAGTGGCTGTCGGTTGGTGCGCTTGAGATGAAATTTTGGGAGACTTTTTGTAAGACGATAGGAAGGGAAGATTTTATTGTACATCTGAATGCACCTACAATGATTCAAGATAAGATGAAAATTGAAATTCAAAAGATTATCGCCCAAAAAACACAAGATGAATGGATGACTATTTTCCAAACGATGGACTCCTGTGTAGCCCCTGTTTATTCGTTTGAAGAGATGGTAAATGACCCGCAAGTGAAAGCAAGAGACATGATTAAAAGCGGTGAGTTAGGAACGACGAAACATGTAGGAATCCCAATTAAACTATCAGAAACTCCCGGTGAAATTAGAAAACAAGCACCGAAATTAGGGGAGCATACAGATGAAATTTTAATGGAAATGGGAATAAAAAAAACAAGAAGAAAATGA
- a CDS encoding thiolase family protein, translated as MREAVVVEMVRTPVGKRNGGLSGIRAEDLAAKPLREVVKRAGISARLIEDVIFGCVTQFGEQSFDIARVAALQAGYPVEVPGTTIDRQCGSSQQAVHFAAQAIISGDMDIVVAGGIESMSRVPMGSNRGKVQFSDEITSKYEMIHQGLSAERIVEKWGFTREELDEFSLESHKKAIQAKKEGRFEREMMPIEVTLPDGSTTVIKDDEGPREDTNFEKLGGLKPSFKENGSITAGNSSQISDGANAILLMSREKAEELGLKPRFRIHTRIVVGSDPTLMLTGPIPATRKALEKAGLTIDDIDIFEVNEAFAPVPLAWLKETGADPKKLNPNGGAIALGHPLGASGGRLMITMMHELERTGGRYGLQTMCEGHGMANATIVERLD; from the coding sequence ATGCGTGAAGCTGTCGTAGTTGAAATGGTTCGAACTCCTGTAGGGAAAAGAAATGGGGGATTAAGCGGAATACGTGCGGAAGATTTAGCGGCAAAACCATTAAGAGAAGTTGTGAAAAGAGCTGGTATTTCAGCAAGGTTAATAGAAGATGTCATTTTTGGCTGTGTGACTCAATTCGGAGAGCAATCATTCGATATTGCGCGTGTAGCTGCATTACAAGCGGGCTATCCAGTTGAAGTCCCTGGAACAACCATTGACAGGCAATGTGGATCAAGTCAACAAGCAGTCCATTTTGCAGCACAGGCAATTATTAGTGGTGACATGGATATTGTTGTTGCTGGTGGTATTGAAAGTATGTCTCGCGTACCAATGGGTTCGAATCGAGGAAAAGTCCAATTTAGTGATGAGATTACTTCAAAATATGAAATGATTCATCAAGGATTGTCTGCTGAACGTATTGTAGAGAAGTGGGGATTTACGCGTGAAGAATTGGATGAATTTTCATTAGAAAGTCACAAGAAAGCAATCCAGGCTAAAAAAGAAGGCCGTTTTGAAAGAGAAATGATGCCCATTGAAGTGACTTTGCCTGATGGGTCGACAACTGTAATTAAAGATGATGAAGGTCCGAGGGAAGATACAAATTTTGAAAAACTAGGAGGTTTAAAACCTTCTTTTAAAGAGAATGGAAGTATTACAGCAGGGAATTCTAGTCAAATCAGTGATGGGGCAAATGCGATTCTTCTAATGTCTAGGGAAAAAGCGGAAGAATTAGGACTGAAACCAAGATTTCGTATTCATACTCGGATAGTCGTTGGTTCTGATCCGACCCTCATGCTTACCGGTCCGATTCCAGCAACAAGAAAAGCATTAGAAAAAGCAGGTCTAACAATTGATGATATTGATATTTTTGAAGTAAACGAAGCATTTGCGCCCGTACCTTTAGCTTGGTTAAAAGAAACAGGAGCAGATCCGAAGAAGTTAAACCCGAATGGGGGGGCAATTGCATTAGGCCATCCATTAGGTGCGAGTGGTGGACGTTTAATGATTACGATGATGCATGAGTTAGAGAGAACAGGCGGACGTTACGGACTACAAACCATGTGTGAAGGACACGGAATGGCGAACGCAACGATTGTTGAGCGATTAGATTAA
- a CDS encoding 3-hydroxyacyl-CoA dehydrogenase, whose amino-acid sequence MKSNQVLAVITGGASGLGEATTRNIVSKGGRVTILDLQEDKGNHLVEELGENVTFVKTDVTDEERVQSALEHAVRTFGKINVLVNCAGIGIAEKTYSKKSGVHDLASFNKVIQVNLVGTFNTIRLAAEKMSENEPNEIGERGVIINTASVSAFEGQMGQVAYSASKGGIVGMTLPIARDLASFGIRVLTIAPGLFATPLFASTPEKVRKALGAMVPFPSRLGDPKEYAHLVQSVIENPMLNGETIRLDGAIRMQPK is encoded by the coding sequence ATGAAATCCAATCAAGTATTAGCGGTCATTACAGGGGGAGCATCGGGTTTAGGAGAAGCAACAACGAGAAATATAGTATCGAAAGGTGGAAGGGTTACGATTTTAGATTTGCAAGAAGATAAAGGAAATCACTTGGTTGAAGAATTGGGAGAAAATGTAACATTTGTAAAAACGGATGTGACAGATGAAGAACGTGTTCAATCTGCATTAGAACATGCCGTCCGTACCTTTGGAAAAATAAATGTCCTCGTAAATTGTGCAGGTATTGGTATTGCTGAGAAAACATATAGTAAAAAAAGTGGGGTTCATGATTTAGCATCATTTAATAAAGTTATTCAAGTGAACCTTGTAGGAACGTTTAATACCATTCGCCTTGCAGCGGAAAAAATGAGCGAGAATGAACCAAATGAAATTGGCGAAAGAGGTGTTATCATTAATACGGCATCTGTTTCAGCTTTTGAAGGGCAAATGGGGCAAGTGGCTTATAGTGCATCAAAAGGCGGAATCGTCGGTATGACATTGCCAATTGCAAGGGATCTAGCTTCATTTGGAATTAGAGTGTTAACGATCGCTCCAGGACTTTTTGCAACACCATTATTCGCAAGTACTCCGGAAAAAGTACGAAAAGCACTAGGGGCAATGGTTCCTTTCCCATCTCGATTAGGCGATCCGAAAGAGTATGCTCACTTAGTGCAAAGTGTTATTGAAAATCCAATGTTGAACGGGGAAACAATACGACTTGATGGTGCGATTCGGATGCAGCCGAAATAA
- a CDS encoding TetR family transcriptional regulator produces the protein MHRNCHYVNEKTEKKKEEMIRSALNMISEKGYHATTMEDIELSY, from the coding sequence GTGCATAGAAATTGTCATTACGTCAACGAAAAAACAGAAAAGAAAAAGGAAGAAATGATTCGATCAGCACTAAATATGATTTCGGAAAAAGGTTATCATGCAACAACAATGGAGGATATTGAGCTAAGTTATTAA